One window from the genome of Rufibacter tibetensis encodes:
- a CDS encoding PorP/SprF family type IX secretion system membrane protein — MKRIFIILITVLAAGSSWAQHRSQFSQYIFNQLVINPAYAGSKETLTLNAFHRTQWVGLQGAPNTQTFSIDGLTNNKHLGLGFHATRDEIFAQNRKNIEVDAAVKLPVSETGILSFGLAAGVSHFAVDGSKLITGNDQEDPAVINAQKETTWSPSLKAGIFFHTERFYAGVSVTDLLGIDKDINYDPERHYFFNIGYVADISHNIKVKPSIMLKENFDGPTNVDFNTFFLFGERIWLGASYRTAMNIFKNDFEAKGLSSKDAVVAMADLYVTKRLRLGYAHDFSLHGNMNDLSTHEISVGYSFLKKEATKMVTPRYF; from the coding sequence ATGAAAAGAATCTTTATCATATTGATCACTGTGCTGGCTGCAGGTAGCAGCTGGGCACAGCACCGGTCACAGTTTTCGCAGTACATCTTCAACCAACTGGTCATTAATCCGGCCTATGCAGGCAGCAAGGAAACCCTAACTCTTAACGCTTTCCACCGCACCCAATGGGTAGGTTTACAGGGAGCGCCAAACACCCAAACCTTCAGCATTGACGGGCTTACCAACAACAAGCACCTGGGGCTTGGTTTCCATGCCACCCGTGATGAGATTTTTGCCCAAAACCGTAAGAACATTGAGGTAGACGCAGCGGTCAAACTGCCGGTAAGCGAAACCGGAATCCTTTCCTTCGGGTTAGCGGCTGGCGTTTCCCACTTTGCGGTAGACGGTTCTAAACTGATCACCGGCAATGATCAGGAAGATCCGGCGGTAATTAATGCACAAAAGGAAACCACCTGGAGCCCTAGCTTGAAAGCGGGTATCTTCTTCCACACAGAGCGTTTCTACGCTGGTGTTTCCGTGACCGATTTACTGGGCATTGACAAAGACATCAACTATGACCCCGAGCGGCACTATTTTTTCAACATCGGGTACGTGGCCGACATCAGCCACAACATCAAGGTGAAGCCCAGCATCATGCTGAAGGAGAACTTTGATGGACCTACAAACGTGGATTTCAATACCTTCTTCTTGTTTGGCGAGCGCATTTGGTTAGGTGCCAGCTACCGTACGGCCATGAACATTTTCAAAAATGATTTCGAAGCGAAGGGGCTTTCCTCTAAAGATGCAGTAGTAGCCATGGCTGATTTGTACGTGACCAAGCGGTTGCGCCTGGGCTATGCCCATGACTTTTCGCTGCACGGCAACATGAATGATTTGAGCACCCATGAAATATCTGTTGGCTACAGTTTCTTGAAAAAGGAAGCGACCAAAATGGTAACCCCGCGGTATTTCTAA
- a CDS encoding OmpA family protein: protein MHNIYKSLLLSFLAGSLALSGCQTTRKADRLYENFDYSLAIEEYQEVFAQKEPTLQGAQRLADAYRLTGRTKEAEEWYAKVVAMPEANPINTFYYAEALRSNGKYFEAKTQYQNYAIKVPAEAALANAKAQASDAALKLLEEPASAIVVNETQINSGNADFSPTVYEQGILFTSDRGGNVSSNKDVDAGTYGWTGRPYLQMFYAQRNEDSTWQMPAIAGAALNSVYHDGPAVMDSANTTLYFTRTHMVEKKQKDLNVDPTSWVKKSLSSDYVNRLEIFSARREGANWNEAKPFAYNKVEEYSVGHPAISPDGQVLYFVSDKPGGYGEADIYYSELQADGTWGQPMNAGNMVNTVGKEMFPGFDQNGNLYFSSDTHPGFGGLDVFKVKGSRAAWSKPENLHAPINSPKDDFGMVFMRGAANAQVGYLSSNRDSNNGTDDIYSFKLLSNAVLYVTTLERVQVKGKRSINQPLADVRLKLTPKETNDSVVAFSDRNGEYKFGVLKGTTYDLVGDKFGYLTQSALVAIDTVKLADTTRVTLIFDKSQKEQSIAMDNIYYDLDKWNIRPDAALELDKLVRMLKDNPSIKIELGSHTDSREGHGYNQMLSERRAQSAVEYLVSQGISRNRLTWKGYGETVLINGCADGVECTEDQHQLNRRTEFKIK, encoded by the coding sequence ATGCATAACATATACAAATCACTTTTACTTTCCTTTCTTGCTGGTAGCCTTGCCTTGAGCGGTTGCCAGACTACCCGTAAAGCTGACCGGTTGTACGAGAACTTTGATTACTCGCTGGCCATAGAGGAGTACCAGGAGGTCTTTGCCCAAAAGGAGCCCACCTTGCAGGGTGCCCAACGCTTAGCTGATGCTTACCGCCTGACGGGTCGCACGAAAGAAGCCGAGGAATGGTATGCCAAAGTAGTGGCCATGCCCGAGGCAAATCCTATTAACACGTTTTACTATGCTGAGGCGCTGAGAAGCAACGGCAAGTACTTCGAGGCTAAAACCCAGTACCAGAACTACGCCATAAAAGTGCCCGCTGAAGCAGCTTTAGCCAACGCGAAAGCACAAGCATCAGACGCCGCTTTGAAGTTATTGGAAGAGCCCGCTTCTGCTATTGTGGTAAACGAAACCCAGATAAACTCCGGCAATGCTGACTTCAGCCCCACGGTGTATGAGCAAGGCATTCTGTTTACCTCAGACCGTGGCGGAAACGTGAGCAGCAACAAAGACGTGGACGCCGGCACTTACGGCTGGACCGGGCGCCCCTACCTGCAAATGTTCTATGCCCAGCGCAACGAAGACAGTACCTGGCAAATGCCCGCCATTGCGGGCGCTGCCCTTAACTCAGTGTACCATGATGGTCCTGCAGTGATGGACTCTGCCAATACTACCCTCTACTTCACCCGTACCCACATGGTGGAGAAAAAGCAGAAAGACCTAAACGTAGACCCCACCAGTTGGGTGAAAAAGTCGCTTTCCAGTGACTACGTGAACCGTTTGGAGATCTTTTCGGCCCGCCGCGAAGGAGCCAACTGGAATGAAGCAAAACCCTTCGCCTATAATAAGGTGGAGGAATACAGCGTGGGTCACCCGGCCATCTCGCCAGACGGACAAGTGCTCTACTTCGTGTCTGATAAACCTGGCGGCTACGGCGAGGCAGATATCTACTATTCAGAATTACAAGCAGACGGCACCTGGGGGCAACCTATGAACGCCGGCAACATGGTGAATACCGTGGGCAAAGAGATGTTCCCGGGGTTCGACCAGAACGGAAACCTTTATTTCTCGTCAGATACGCACCCTGGCTTTGGTGGCTTGGATGTCTTCAAGGTGAAAGGAAGCCGTGCTGCCTGGAGCAAGCCTGAAAACCTGCACGCACCTATCAACTCGCCTAAGGATGACTTTGGAATGGTGTTCATGCGTGGGGCTGCCAACGCCCAGGTTGGGTATTTGTCTTCTAACCGGGACAGCAACAACGGCACAGATGACATCTATTCTTTCAAACTGTTGAGCAACGCGGTTCTGTATGTGACCACCCTGGAAAGAGTGCAGGTGAAAGGCAAACGCAGTATCAACCAGCCTCTGGCCGATGTGCGATTGAAACTGACACCAAAAGAAACCAATGACTCCGTGGTCGCTTTCTCTGACCGAAACGGTGAATACAAGTTTGGGGTGCTGAAAGGAACGACCTATGACTTAGTGGGCGACAAATTCGGGTATCTGACCCAATCTGCTCTGGTAGCCATTGACACCGTGAAGTTAGCCGATACCACCCGGGTGACCCTCATCTTTGACAAAAGCCAGAAAGAACAGAGCATTGCCATGGACAACATCTACTATGACCTGGACAAATGGAACATCCGGCCAGATGCCGCCCTGGAACTAGACAAGCTGGTGCGCATGCTCAAAGACAATCCTAGCATTAAGATTGAGTTAGGCTCCCATACAGACAGCCGTGAAGGCCATGGCTATAACCAGATGTTATCTGAGCGCCGGGCGCAGTCGGCGGTGGAATACCTGGTGAGCCAAGGCATCTCTAGAAATCGACTTACCTGGAAAGGTTACGGTGAAACAGTCCTGATCAACGGCTGCGCCGATGGGGTGGAGTGTACCGAAGACCAGCACCAACTCAACCGCAGAACCGAATTTAAGATCAAATAG
- a CDS encoding DUF4136 domain-containing protein, translated as MKPFNKIAKLVTGMMMALLVVGFTGCATTYNVATDFDKGTNFQAYKTWRWYQDQPVAKDSTNRRYTTFLDKRVKNAVETEMQRRGFQKASASDKPDMLLAYDFTIENQQRLSPDFVSIPSIGFGYWYGYRYAYGYNRMFNTSTLQDYQQGTLILDVVDAKSNELIWRGSSETAATERSLTDEKVQLIVSSILAKFPPQTDERATARR; from the coding sequence ATGAAACCATTCAATAAGATAGCGAAGTTGGTAACGGGAATGATGATGGCACTGCTGGTGGTAGGTTTCACTGGTTGCGCCACTACCTACAACGTTGCCACTGATTTTGACAAAGGCACCAACTTCCAGGCGTACAAAACCTGGCGCTGGTACCAGGACCAACCTGTGGCAAAGGATTCCACCAACCGCAGATACACCACGTTTTTAGATAAACGTGTGAAAAACGCAGTAGAAACAGAAATGCAGCGCCGCGGCTTCCAGAAGGCTTCCGCTTCTGACAAACCAGACATGTTGTTGGCCTATGATTTTACCATCGAGAACCAGCAGCGTTTAAGCCCTGACTTTGTAAGCATCCCGTCTATTGGGTTTGGTTATTGGTATGGCTACCGCTATGCGTATGGCTACAACCGAATGTTTAACACCTCCACCCTGCAGGATTATCAGCAAGGCACTTTGATTCTGGACGTAGTAGACGCCAAATCAAATGAGTTGATCTGGCGCGGTAGCAGCGAAACCGCCGCTACGGAGCGGTCCTTAACTGATGAGAAAGTTCAGCTGATTGTTTCCAGCATTCTGGCAAAGTTCCCTCCTCAAACTGATGAGAGAGCTACTGCCCGCCGCTAA
- the gcvP gene encoding aminomethyl-transferring glycine dehydrogenase produces MIFKTKPADIFKERHNGPVKEQMQDMLQTIGAASLDQLIDETVPPAIRLKRPLNLPAPLTERDFLRKFAKIAKQNKLYKSYIGLGYHDTILPPVIQRNILENPGWYTAYTPYQAEIAQGRLEALINYQTLIIDLTGMAIANASLLDEATAAAEAMNLQYSLRKGARKNANRYFVSDQVLPQTIDVLLSRATPLGIELVLGDHRELNLQDDTLFGALVQYPAADGEVFDYTDFIAQAHEASVPVAVAADLLSLTLLKSPGEMGADVVVGSSQRFGVPMGYGGPHAGFFATKDEYKRSIPGRIIGLSQDAFGQKAYRMALQTREQHIRREKATSNICTAQVLLAVMAGMYAVYHGPRRLKYIGLNIHSLTQILEKGLERLGFEQLNENYFDTLNLRIESAELQQAIRQEAEATQINFRYFGDNNNIGISLNQNTDLDEVKDILAVFAKVAGKPDATLELDAIPEETDITWPEALIRTSPYLQAEVFNKYHSESEILRYMKYLENKDFSLAHGMIPLGSCTMKLNATAEMIPVTWPEIGQMHPFAPADQAQGYAQIFQDLETWLCEVTGFAAMSLQPNSGAQGEYAGLMVIRAYHEACGDHHRNISLIPSSAHGTNPASAVMAGMKVVIVKCDERGNIDVADLRAKAEEHKDDLSCLMVTYPSTHGVYEESIIEICEIIHQNGGRVYMDGANMNAQVGLTSPANIGADVCHLNLHKTFCIPHGGGGPGVGPIGVVADLAPFLPGHAVVDLERPEAINAVSAAPWGSASILPISYAYINMMGGEGLTEATKMAILNANYIKARLEEHYPVLYVGSNGRCAHEMILDCRSFKKAGVEVEDIAKRLMDYGFHAPTVSFPVAGTLMVEPTESESKEELDRFCDAMISIREEIREVEEGKADQKNNLLKNAPHPAHVALAENWTFPYTRERAVYPVPYTRTAKFWPTVSRIDSAYGDRNLVCSCAPIEAYNEQGQEMKAI; encoded by the coding sequence ATGATCTTTAAAACCAAGCCTGCCGACATCTTCAAGGAGCGCCACAACGGCCCTGTAAAAGAGCAGATGCAGGATATGCTGCAGACCATTGGGGCAGCGTCACTAGACCAACTGATAGATGAAACGGTTCCGCCGGCTATCCGCCTGAAAAGACCGTTGAACCTTCCTGCTCCGTTAACTGAGCGTGATTTCCTCCGGAAGTTTGCCAAGATTGCGAAGCAGAACAAACTGTACAAATCTTACATCGGGTTAGGGTACCATGATACTATTCTTCCTCCGGTTATCCAGCGGAACATTCTGGAGAATCCAGGTTGGTATACCGCTTACACTCCTTACCAGGCTGAGATTGCCCAAGGCCGTTTAGAGGCGTTGATTAATTATCAGACCCTGATCATTGACCTGACCGGCATGGCCATCGCTAATGCGTCTTTGTTGGATGAGGCTACCGCTGCCGCTGAGGCCATGAACCTGCAGTATTCTCTGCGCAAAGGTGCCCGTAAAAACGCGAACCGCTACTTTGTGTCTGACCAGGTATTGCCGCAAACCATTGACGTATTACTTTCCCGCGCTACGCCATTGGGCATTGAGTTGGTACTAGGTGATCACCGCGAGCTGAACTTACAGGACGACACGCTGTTCGGGGCTTTGGTGCAATACCCAGCCGCCGACGGCGAGGTGTTTGACTATACTGATTTTATCGCGCAAGCTCACGAAGCAAGTGTACCGGTGGCCGTGGCTGCTGACCTGCTGAGCTTGACCTTGTTGAAATCACCGGGCGAGATGGGGGCCGACGTAGTAGTTGGTTCTTCGCAACGCTTCGGGGTGCCTATGGGGTATGGTGGACCACACGCTGGTTTCTTCGCGACTAAAGATGAATACAAGCGTTCTATCCCGGGCCGTATCATTGGCTTGTCACAGGATGCGTTCGGGCAGAAAGCCTACCGCATGGCCTTGCAAACCCGTGAGCAACACATCCGCCGCGAGAAAGCAACGTCCAACATCTGTACCGCGCAGGTACTATTGGCCGTAATGGCCGGCATGTACGCCGTGTACCACGGACCACGTCGCTTGAAATACATTGGTCTGAACATCCACAGCCTGACTCAGATTTTGGAGAAAGGCTTGGAGCGTTTAGGCTTTGAGCAGCTAAACGAAAACTATTTTGATACGCTGAACCTGCGCATCGAGAGTGCTGAGTTGCAGCAAGCCATCCGTCAGGAAGCCGAAGCCACGCAGATTAACTTCCGTTATTTCGGGGACAATAATAACATTGGTATCTCCCTGAACCAGAACACTGATCTGGACGAGGTGAAGGATATTCTGGCTGTTTTCGCGAAAGTAGCCGGAAAACCGGATGCTACGCTGGAACTGGATGCCATTCCCGAAGAAACTGATATTACCTGGCCAGAAGCCTTGATCCGTACCTCTCCGTACTTGCAAGCCGAAGTGTTCAACAAGTACCACTCTGAAAGCGAAATCCTGCGCTACATGAAGTACTTAGAGAACAAAGACTTCTCTTTGGCGCACGGCATGATTCCGTTGGGTTCCTGCACCATGAAATTGAACGCCACCGCCGAGATGATTCCAGTGACCTGGCCAGAGATCGGGCAGATGCACCCGTTTGCCCCTGCAGATCAAGCCCAAGGCTACGCGCAAATCTTCCAGGACCTGGAAACTTGGTTATGCGAAGTGACTGGTTTTGCGGCCATGAGCTTACAACCGAACTCCGGTGCGCAAGGTGAATACGCCGGTCTAATGGTTATCAGAGCCTACCACGAAGCCTGCGGCGATCATCATCGTAACATCTCTTTGATCCCGTCTTCTGCGCACGGCACTAACCCTGCCTCGGCGGTAATGGCTGGTATGAAAGTAGTGATTGTGAAGTGCGATGAGCGCGGAAACATTGACGTAGCTGATCTTCGCGCCAAAGCCGAGGAGCACAAAGATGATCTGTCTTGCCTGATGGTGACCTACCCATCTACCCACGGGGTGTACGAGGAAAGCATCATTGAAATCTGCGAGATCATTCACCAGAACGGTGGCCGCGTGTACATGGATGGTGCCAACATGAACGCCCAGGTAGGCTTGACTTCCCCGGCGAACATCGGCGCGGACGTGTGTCACCTGAACCTGCATAAGACTTTCTGTATTCCGCACGGTGGTGGTGGACCAGGCGTAGGCCCGATTGGCGTAGTAGCGGATCTGGCTCCTTTCTTACCAGGCCACGCCGTAGTAGACTTGGAACGTCCAGAGGCGATCAATGCGGTATCAGCGGCACCTTGGGGTAGCGCCAGCATTCTGCCAATCTCTTACGCCTACATCAACATGATGGGCGGCGAAGGCTTGACCGAGGCTACTAAAATGGCGATTCTGAACGCGAACTACATCAAGGCGCGTCTGGAAGAGCACTACCCAGTACTGTACGTAGGTTCTAACGGTCGTTGCGCCCACGAGATGATTTTGGACTGCCGCTCATTCAAGAAGGCCGGTGTAGAAGTAGAAGACATCGCGAAGCGTTTGATGGACTACGGTTTCCACGCGCCTACGGTATCATTCCCGGTAGCGGGTACCTTGATGGTGGAGCCTACCGAGAGTGAGAGCAAAGAAGAACTGGATCGTTTCTGTGATGCAATGATCTCTATTCGGGAGGAAATCCGGGAAGTAGAGGAAGGCAAAGCTGACCAGAAAAACAACCTGTTGAAGAATGCTCCGCACCCGGCGCACGTAGCTTTGGCAGAAAACTGGACGTTCCCGTACACTCGTGAAAGAGCCGTTTACCCAGTGCCTTACACCCGCACGGCCAAATTCTGGCCAACTGTAAGCCGTATTGACAGCGCTTACGGCGACCGTAACCTGGTGTGCAGCTGCGCTCCTATTGAAGCGTACAATGAGCAAGGACAAGAGATGAAAGCCATCTAA
- a CDS encoding NAD(P)-dependent oxidoreductase, with protein MKKLKIGVLREGKVPVDKRVPLTPKKCSEVLQTFPQVQLVVQPSPIRCFSDEEYADLGIPLKEDLSNCDVLFGVKEVPLNQLIPNKTYFFFSHTIKKQAHNQKLLQAILEKNITMIDYETITNAHGEREVAFGRWAGIVGAYNGLLTYGRKWNLYHLKPAHQCQDMEDMLEEFFKVKTLPSIKIAVTGGGRVAQGALEVLERMGIKKVSVFDYLYKEFSEPVFAQLRSSHYHERPDVEVWDSQDFYHNPHLYKSTFQKFSRVTDLLMACAYWNPAAPVLFTREDMQRPDFRINTIADITCDVDGSIPCTKRAATIADPAYDYNPATGELEEAYSSEKNITIMAVDNLPCELPRNASRDFSRQIIDKILPHLFNGDQDGVLKNATIAKDGKLCEKYSYLQDYAFPGQESTPKQIMKSN; from the coding sequence ATGAAAAAGCTGAAAATTGGTGTGCTGCGTGAAGGAAAAGTACCGGTAGACAAACGGGTGCCCCTTACCCCTAAAAAATGCTCGGAAGTGTTACAGACTTTTCCGCAGGTGCAGTTAGTGGTCCAGCCCAGCCCCATCCGCTGTTTCTCGGACGAAGAGTACGCTGACCTGGGCATTCCGCTGAAAGAAGACCTGAGCAACTGCGATGTGCTGTTTGGCGTGAAGGAAGTGCCCTTAAATCAATTGATTCCAAACAAGACGTACTTCTTCTTTTCGCACACTATCAAGAAACAAGCCCATAATCAGAAATTGCTGCAGGCTATCCTGGAGAAGAACATCACCATGATTGATTATGAGACCATCACCAACGCCCATGGCGAACGGGAAGTGGCCTTCGGAAGATGGGCCGGGATTGTAGGAGCGTACAACGGCCTGCTCACATATGGCCGTAAATGGAACCTGTATCACCTGAAGCCCGCGCACCAATGCCAGGACATGGAAGACATGCTGGAGGAGTTCTTCAAGGTAAAAACTTTGCCCAGCATCAAGATTGCGGTAACCGGTGGCGGAAGGGTGGCGCAAGGCGCCCTGGAGGTGCTGGAGCGGATGGGGATTAAGAAAGTAAGCGTCTTTGACTACCTGTACAAAGAGTTCTCTGAGCCGGTGTTTGCGCAACTGCGTTCGTCGCATTACCATGAGCGGCCCGATGTGGAGGTATGGGATTCGCAGGATTTCTACCACAACCCACATCTGTATAAATCTACCTTTCAGAAATTCTCCAGGGTAACTGATCTGCTCATGGCCTGCGCTTATTGGAACCCGGCGGCACCCGTGCTCTTCACCCGGGAAGACATGCAACGCCCGGATTTCAGGATTAACACCATTGCCGACATCACCTGTGACGTGGACGGATCTATACCTTGCACCAAACGGGCGGCTACCATTGCCGATCCAGCGTATGACTACAATCCAGCGACAGGGGAGCTAGAAGAGGCGTATTCCTCAGAGAAGAACATCACCATTATGGCGGTAGATAACCTGCCCTGTGAATTGCCTCGCAACGCCTCCCGTGATTTTAGCCGGCAGATCATAGATAAGATTTTGCCCCACCTGTTTAACGGAGATCAGGATGGAGTATTGAAGAATGCCACCATTGCAAAGGATGGAAAGCTTTGTGAGAAGTACAGCTACTTGCAAGACTATGCGTTTCCTGGTCAGGAATCTACTCCCAAGCAGATAATGAAATCAAACTAG
- a CDS encoding manganese catalase family protein has product MFYHDRRLQYKVRVDKPNPAFAKMLQQAIGGIEGEIRVCLQYLFQAWGNRGPVKYKNMLLETGTEEIGHIEMLATAVALNLEGATTSLKDQIVGANPVVGAVMGGMDPRHFLSTGLAAMAADSNGVPFNGSWVVATGNIAADMIANVNAESSGRVLATRLWEATDDPGMKDMLSFLIARDTMHQNQWLAVIEELGGLKQQFPIPNSFPQNEEVQGFNYSFVTTNIYKDQEAFGRWAEGPSMDGKGTFQMVPGEPLGDIPILPPPAPEGHAQTEQMTGAAGGGIVDKIKDAL; this is encoded by the coding sequence ATGTTCTATCACGATCGCAGATTACAGTACAAAGTAAGGGTTGACAAACCCAATCCAGCATTTGCCAAAATGCTGCAACAAGCCATAGGGGGTATTGAAGGGGAAATTAGAGTGTGTTTGCAGTACCTGTTCCAGGCATGGGGCAATAGGGGCCCAGTGAAATACAAGAATATGCTCCTTGAAACCGGAACCGAAGAGATTGGGCATATTGAGATGCTAGCCACCGCGGTGGCGCTAAACCTGGAGGGTGCTACTACTTCTCTGAAAGACCAGATTGTAGGAGCAAACCCGGTAGTAGGGGCTGTTATGGGCGGTATGGATCCCCGGCACTTCCTTTCTACCGGTCTAGCAGCCATGGCGGCAGACAGCAACGGCGTGCCCTTTAACGGATCCTGGGTGGTAGCTACCGGAAATATAGCTGCAGATATGATTGCCAACGTGAATGCTGAGTCCAGCGGACGGGTGCTGGCTACCCGTTTATGGGAGGCTACAGATGACCCAGGCATGAAAGACATGCTTTCGTTTTTGATTGCCCGTGACACCATGCACCAGAACCAGTGGTTAGCGGTGATTGAAGAATTAGGTGGTTTAAAACAACAGTTCCCAATACCTAACAGCTTCCCGCAAAATGAGGAAGTGCAAGGCTTCAATTATTCGTTTGTCACCACCAATATCTACAAAGACCAGGAAGCATTTGGCCGCTGGGCTGAAGGACCGTCTATGGACGGTAAAGGTACCTTCCAGATGGTGCCAGGTGAGCCGCTAGGCGATATTCCAATTTTACCGCCCCCTGCCCCTGAAGGGCACGCGCAGACAGAGCAGATGACAGGTGCTGCCGGTGGCGGAATAGTAGATAAAATCAAAGATGCTCTTTGA
- a CDS encoding DUF6960 family protein — protein sequence MPKKSLEFGLYSWFPGYGYAHIHPANRKEFESLEPHNKVFEKIGEINGWLMLRYSDEEFKVRPDLFSSISWLPFTFGEWVRPANQPSGPVAEITDIYWSVSDDAPFFAIKQGKQKLDGLYRKEQLQPA from the coding sequence ATGCCTAAGAAAAGCCTTGAGTTTGGTTTATACTCCTGGTTTCCGGGATATGGCTACGCCCACATCCACCCGGCCAACCGAAAGGAGTTTGAGTCATTAGAACCCCACAACAAAGTATTTGAAAAGATTGGAGAAATAAACGGTTGGCTAATGCTGCGCTACTCAGACGAGGAGTTTAAGGTAAGGCCAGATCTGTTCTCTTCCATTTCATGGCTGCCCTTCACCTTTGGCGAATGGGTGCGGCCCGCCAACCAGCCATCTGGTCCGGTAGCTGAGATCACAGACATTTACTGGAGCGTCTCTGATGATGCCCCGTTTTTTGCCATCAAGCAAGGCAAGCAAAAGCTGGACGGTTTGTACCGGAAAGAGCAGTTACAGCCCGCATAA
- a CDS encoding ribonuclease D, with product MKEPAFTLEGKPVHVVQTDEALQEAVAHLSQRPELALDLEFDQHHYTYGFTLCLIQISDGHTCFIIDPFPLTDLQGLWDVLENPSVVKIFHHANNDLMLLSMLGCQVRTLVDTAVAAKILNYAKAALGTLLEEELGLHLDKSQQMSNWNQRPLSKRQLEYAAQDVLYLHELKNTMVSKVQDLGRMAWLDEEDQLLESITYTELEEPHLKIKFPQRLTLLQQFILKPIYDFRDNLAQKWNIPAGQVINTNALMALLSNPEQSINEWLYHTKGINGRVQQERYAEQLQRIINGSLKEAKKRQVPNRMPPNPFPPRLKTPETEARRELLCTVQRALIERYGAYATPMLLDQSIITHYSQTGELVISKNYAREIVQAMAQELEITL from the coding sequence ATGAAGGAACCTGCATTTACTCTGGAGGGGAAGCCTGTTCATGTGGTACAAACCGATGAAGCATTGCAAGAGGCTGTCGCTCATTTAAGCCAGAGGCCCGAACTAGCTTTAGACCTGGAATTTGACCAGCATCATTATACCTATGGATTCACACTGTGCCTGATTCAGATTTCTGACGGGCATACCTGCTTTATCATTGACCCTTTTCCGTTAACTGACCTTCAGGGCCTTTGGGATGTTCTGGAGAACCCTTCCGTTGTCAAGATTTTCCATCACGCCAATAATGACCTCATGCTGCTTAGCATGCTGGGCTGCCAGGTACGCACGCTGGTAGACACCGCAGTGGCGGCCAAGATTCTGAACTACGCGAAGGCCGCCTTGGGCACCCTTCTGGAAGAGGAACTGGGCCTGCACCTGGACAAATCACAGCAAATGAGTAACTGGAACCAGCGGCCTTTGTCTAAACGGCAACTGGAATACGCCGCCCAGGACGTGCTGTACCTGCATGAGCTCAAAAACACCATGGTCTCCAAAGTGCAGGACCTAGGCCGTATGGCCTGGTTGGACGAGGAAGACCAATTGCTGGAGTCCATCACCTACACAGAGCTGGAAGAACCGCACCTTAAGATTAAATTTCCGCAGCGTCTTACCCTTTTGCAGCAGTTTATACTGAAGCCCATCTATGACTTCAGGGACAATCTGGCACAGAAGTGGAACATTCCGGCCGGACAGGTCATCAACACCAATGCGCTCATGGCTTTGCTGAGCAATCCGGAGCAAAGCATCAATGAATGGCTGTACCATACCAAGGGCATCAACGGTCGGGTACAGCAGGAAAGATACGCAGAGCAGCTGCAACGGATTATCAACGGTTCTCTGAAAGAAGCCAAGAAACGCCAGGTGCCTAACCGGATGCCTCCTAACCCGTTCCCGCCCCGGCTGAAGACTCCAGAGACCGAAGCCCGGCGGGAGTTGCTTTGCACGGTGCAACGCGCTTTGATTGAACGCTACGGCGCCTACGCCACGCCTATGCTGCTGGACCAAAGCATTATTACCCATTACAGCCAGACCGGCGAACTGGTTATTTCTAAAAATTACGCGAGAGAGATTGTACAGGCCATGGCCCAGGAACTGGAAATCACCCTGTGA
- a CDS encoding SIMPL domain-containing protein, which yields MKKALSLVFASAFLFFAAPAFAQQGQLPPLVSTSGLGEVKVQPDQLTFRVGVEIREKTLEETRKVADQRTAALINYLKKNGIDDKHVQTENLSIFPIYSGQEYGQTTPQSFQASRTISVTLQKLDRFDALMAGLYKAGANRVDGITYETTQLKKHQEEARRKAVQDARQKAMMLASELGSKVGRPYQINESGNSGPRPVMYGKIALRGESAMDAGGGPTLALGEITVTAAVDVSFLLE from the coding sequence ATGAAAAAAGCCCTATCCCTCGTTTTTGCCTCCGCGTTCCTTTTTTTCGCGGCCCCGGCCTTCGCTCAGCAAGGCCAACTACCTCCTCTGGTTAGCACCTCCGGCTTGGGTGAAGTGAAAGTACAACCCGATCAACTCACCTTTAGGGTAGGCGTAGAGATAAGGGAGAAGACCCTGGAGGAAACCCGAAAGGTAGCAGACCAGCGCACAGCCGCTTTGATTAATTACCTGAAGAAGAACGGAATAGATGACAAGCATGTGCAGACAGAGAACTTGTCTATTTTCCCTATCTACTCCGGCCAGGAATACGGCCAAACAACCCCACAGTCTTTTCAGGCCAGCAGAACCATCTCCGTTACCCTGCAAAAGCTGGATCGGTTTGACGCGCTCATGGCTGGTCTTTACAAAGCGGGTGCTAACCGCGTAGATGGTATCACTTATGAAACCACCCAACTGAAAAAACACCAGGAGGAAGCCCGCAGGAAAGCAGTACAAGACGCCAGGCAGAAAGCCATGATGCTGGCCTCTGAATTAGGTTCTAAGGTAGGGCGCCCTTACCAGATAAATGAAAGCGGCAACAGCGGCCCCAGACCCGTCATGTACGGAAAAATAGCTCTGCGGGGAGAATCTGCTATGGATGCTGGCGGTGGCCCTACCCTTGCCTTGGGCGAGATTACCGTCACAGCTGCCGTAGACGTGAGCTTCCTTTTAGAGTAG